The following coding sequences are from one Dreissena polymorpha isolate Duluth1 chromosome 8, UMN_Dpol_1.0, whole genome shotgun sequence window:
- the LOC127842868 gene encoding uncharacterized protein LOC127842868 isoform X1, with protein sequence MSVFVTKLINIRDDVYREQQEQNVTMRPSYDGSQRMGRPRFHIPKEQLELLLELRFTDADIANMIGVSISVIKRRLREYGLGRQNQYTTLSNEDLDTHVLRLTHGNPLLGQRNVKGLLSSEGLVVQRSRVAESLTRVDGAAVAMRWSRTIQRRSYSVPGPNALWHIDGNHKFIRWGMVIHGGIDGFSRLVVFLRMSTNNRAETVMDCFTEATANYGIHSRVRCDHGGENKDVALFMNSHHGESRGSCITGKSVHNQRIERFWRDLYTGCSFRFKDLFHKLEEEGVLDLNSGVHLWSLHYIFLPRINRSLDQFVQGWNNHRLSSERGKTPNQLFVQGVIQNRGSNQTGVSEILHEPDMTEYYGVDWDGPVPQEDGEVEVSGLPCPVSNERLLQLKRTIDPLGHSEDGFGVDLYRRTVDFCNEIVE encoded by the exons ATGTCAGTTTTTGTtactaaattaataaacataCGCGATGATGTTTACAGGGAACAACAGGAGCAGAATGTAACAATGAGACCTTCTTACGATGGCAGTCAGAGAATGGGTCGACCTCGTTTCCATATTCCCAAGGAACAGCTGGAGCTCCTACTTGAACTCAGATTTACTGATGCTGATATTGCTAATATGATTGGTGTTAGCATTTCAGTCATCAAACGTCGTTTAAG AGAATATGGTCTGGGTCGTCAAAATCAGTATACCACTTTATCCAACGAGGACTTGGACACGCATGTTCTCAGATTGACACATGGCAATCCACTTCTGGGCCAACGGAATGTGAAGGGATTGCTTTCATCTGAAGGACTGGTGGTGCAGCGCAGCAGAGTTGCAGAATCCCTAACAAGGGTTGATGGAGCAGCTGTGGCCATGAGGTGGAGTAGAACGATTCAGCGACGATCATACAGTGTGCCTGGGCCAAATGCATTGTGGCACATTGATGGCAACCACAAATTTATAAG GTGGGGCATGGTCATACATGGTGGCATAGATGGATTTAGCCGGTTGGTAGTGTTCCTAAGAATGTCCACCAACAATCGGGCAGAGACTGTCATGGACTGCTTTACTGAGGCAACTGCAAATTATGGAATACATTCTCGTGTCAGATGTGACCATGGTGGAGAAAACAAGGATGTAGCTTTGTTTATGAACTCTCATCATGGTGAGTCAAGGGGAAGCTGCATTACAGGGAAATCAGTCCACAATCAGCGCATAGAGAGATTCTGGCGTGACCTCTACACAGGGTGTTCTTTCCGTTTCAAGGACTTGTTTCACAAGCTAGAAGAAGAGGGAGTGTTGGATTTGAACAGCGGTGTTCACTTGTGGAGTTTGCACTATATATTTTTGCCACGAATTAACAGATCTCTGGACCAGTTTGTTCAGGGTTGGAACAACCACAGGCTGAGCAGTGAGCGTGGCAAAACTCCCAATCAGTTGTTTGTGCAGGGGGTTATCCAGAATAGAGGATCAAACCAAACTGGTGTCAGCGAAATACTTCATGAACCAGACATGACAGAGTACTATGGTGTGGATTGGGATGGTCCAGTTCCACAAGAAGATGGAGAAGTTGAGGTGTCAGGATTGCCTTGTCCAGTGAGTAATGAACGCCTACTTCAGCTGAAGAGAACCATTGATCCTCTTGGACACTCAGAAGATGGCTTCGGCGTTGATTTGTACAGAAGAACTGTAGATTTCTGCAACGAGATAGTAGAATAG
- the LOC127842868 gene encoding uncharacterized protein LOC127842868 isoform X2: MRPSYDGSQRMGRPRFHIPKEQLELLLELRFTDADIANMIGVSISVIKRRLREYGLGRQNQYTTLSNEDLDTHVLRLTHGNPLLGQRNVKGLLSSEGLVVQRSRVAESLTRVDGAAVAMRWSRTIQRRSYSVPGPNALWHIDGNHKFIRWGMVIHGGIDGFSRLVVFLRMSTNNRAETVMDCFTEATANYGIHSRVRCDHGGENKDVALFMNSHHGESRGSCITGKSVHNQRIERFWRDLYTGCSFRFKDLFHKLEEEGVLDLNSGVHLWSLHYIFLPRINRSLDQFVQGWNNHRLSSERGKTPNQLFVQGVIQNRGSNQTGVSEILHEPDMTEYYGVDWDGPVPQEDGEVEVSGLPCPVSNERLLQLKRTIDPLGHSEDGFGVDLYRRTVDFCNEIVE; the protein is encoded by the exons ATGAGACCTTCTTACGATGGCAGTCAGAGAATGGGTCGACCTCGTTTCCATATTCCCAAGGAACAGCTGGAGCTCCTACTTGAACTCAGATTTACTGATGCTGATATTGCTAATATGATTGGTGTTAGCATTTCAGTCATCAAACGTCGTTTAAG AGAATATGGTCTGGGTCGTCAAAATCAGTATACCACTTTATCCAACGAGGACTTGGACACGCATGTTCTCAGATTGACACATGGCAATCCACTTCTGGGCCAACGGAATGTGAAGGGATTGCTTTCATCTGAAGGACTGGTGGTGCAGCGCAGCAGAGTTGCAGAATCCCTAACAAGGGTTGATGGAGCAGCTGTGGCCATGAGGTGGAGTAGAACGATTCAGCGACGATCATACAGTGTGCCTGGGCCAAATGCATTGTGGCACATTGATGGCAACCACAAATTTATAAG GTGGGGCATGGTCATACATGGTGGCATAGATGGATTTAGCCGGTTGGTAGTGTTCCTAAGAATGTCCACCAACAATCGGGCAGAGACTGTCATGGACTGCTTTACTGAGGCAACTGCAAATTATGGAATACATTCTCGTGTCAGATGTGACCATGGTGGAGAAAACAAGGATGTAGCTTTGTTTATGAACTCTCATCATGGTGAGTCAAGGGGAAGCTGCATTACAGGGAAATCAGTCCACAATCAGCGCATAGAGAGATTCTGGCGTGACCTCTACACAGGGTGTTCTTTCCGTTTCAAGGACTTGTTTCACAAGCTAGAAGAAGAGGGAGTGTTGGATTTGAACAGCGGTGTTCACTTGTGGAGTTTGCACTATATATTTTTGCCACGAATTAACAGATCTCTGGACCAGTTTGTTCAGGGTTGGAACAACCACAGGCTGAGCAGTGAGCGTGGCAAAACTCCCAATCAGTTGTTTGTGCAGGGGGTTATCCAGAATAGAGGATCAAACCAAACTGGTGTCAGCGAAATACTTCATGAACCAGACATGACAGAGTACTATGGTGTGGATTGGGATGGTCCAGTTCCACAAGAAGATGGAGAAGTTGAGGTGTCAGGATTGCCTTGTCCAGTGAGTAATGAACGCCTACTTCAGCTGAAGAGAACCATTGATCCTCTTGGACACTCAGAAGATGGCTTCGGCGTTGATTTGTACAGAAGAACTGTAGATTTCTGCAACGAGATAGTAGAATAG
- the LOC127842470 gene encoding uncharacterized protein LOC127842470 — MDLMHTEQASPSMDDPIAIESDASLNLHLSLDEETRTTRIVVRRMNLMNDMLDQFSDDSIIETTFRVDVVGEQAVDEDGAFRDVLSGFWGEVIDRFFVGVDQAAPVFSGATPTSIWEAIGRILYVGLVQLGYLPLRFGLASLIFGVFGALHDDHLLLSWIGSLGGLEREVMSQAIDVGVRNCDRGILCDILGRHAVPELPTDINMRRLALQCAEVQFVAGAMYPLHRMRLERLRPHLISPSHTMGIIERLRPSSRAVSEMIQTEATNSDEERVLGYLRRFIRDINSDLLRLFLSVC, encoded by the exons ATGGACCTTATGCATACGGAACAAGCCTCTCCTAGCATGGATGATCCAATAGCTATTGAGTCGGACGCTAGCCTGAATCTGCATTTGTCTCTGGATGAAGAAACACG GACAACCCGCATCGTAGTTCGGCGTATGAATCTAATGAACGACATGCTGGACCAGTTCAGCGACGACAGTATCATCGAGACAACATTTCGAGTTGACGTCGTTGGAGAACAGGCCGTTGACGAGGATGGAGCGTTTCGCGATGTTCTTAGTGGGTTCTGGGGTGAAGTTATAGATCGCTTTTTCGTTGGCGTGGATCAGGCTGCCCCAGTTTTCTCCGGCGCAACACCCACATCTATATGGGAGGCAATTGGCCGGATATTGTACGTCGGCCTAGTCCAGCTGGGATACCTCCCGCTTAGGTTTGGCCTTGCCAGCCTTATTTTCGGCGTATTTGGTGCGTTACATGACGACCATCTACTGCTCTCATGGATAGGAAGTCTCGGGGGACTGGAACGGGAGGTCATGTCCCAAGCTATTGACGTCGGTGTGCGCAATTGTGATCGGGGCATATTGTGTGACATTTTGGGACGACACGCAGTGCCCGAGCTGCCGACGGACATCAACATGCGGCGCCTGGCGCTCCAGTGTGCAGAGGTTCAGTTTGTGGCCGGAGCCATGTATCCGCTGCACAGAATGCGTTTAGAGCGTCTGCGCCCCCACCTCATATCTCCGTCACACACCATGGGCATTATTGAAAGATTACGACCATCCAGTCGGGCAGTTTCAGAAATGATTCAGACAGAAGCCACCAATAGCGATGAAGAACGAGTTTTAGGATATCTGAGACGTTTTATTAGAGATATAAATAGTGATCTCCTGCGCCTTTTTTTGTCGGTTTGTTAG